From a region of the Basfia succiniciproducens genome:
- a CDS encoding YhcB family protein translates to MQSEMLLPAIGGFIAGVILTYLVLRLTKGSIKNQAKTENALQQAKAELAEQKKQLERHFAESASLLKTLSEDYQKLYRHLAASSTTLLPEFKELFNGSTVNQDKPRIEPTISDLKTITEENEDQPRDYSEGASGILSVER, encoded by the coding sequence ATGCAAAGCGAAATGTTATTACCCGCAATCGGCGGTTTTATTGCCGGTGTGATTCTCACTTATTTAGTACTGCGTTTGACTAAAGGCTCGATAAAAAACCAAGCCAAAACGGAAAACGCCTTGCAACAGGCGAAAGCCGAATTGGCGGAACAAAAGAAACAGCTTGAAAGACACTTTGCCGAAAGCGCAAGTTTATTGAAAACCTTATCCGAAGATTATCAAAAACTTTATCGCCATTTAGCCGCTTCGTCCACCACTTTACTGCCCGAATTTAAAGAACTCTTTAACGGTTCGACGGTAAATCAGGATAAACCGCGTATTGAACCGACAATTTCCGACCTTAAAACGATTACCGAAGAAAACGAAGATCAGCCTCGGGATTATTCCGAAGGCGCATCCGGTATTCTGAGCGTAGAACGCTAA
- the rsmI gene encoding 16S rRNA (cytidine(1402)-2'-O)-methyltransferase gives MNNSYGTLYIVATPIGNLQDITQRALDIFTQVDLIAAEDTRHSGLLLSHYGIKKPFFALHDHNEQQKADALVEKLRQGTNIALISDAGTPLISDPGFHLVRKCRQTGLKVVPLPGACAAITALCASGIASDRFCFEGFLPAKSKARKDKLQNIAEEDRTLIFYESTHRILDTLEDIEAVLGAERYIVLAREITKTWETITGDTVANLRKWLAEDPNRTKGEMVLVIEGKAKSDDAEEISPQAIKALALLAKELPLKKAAAIVAELYGYKKNALYQYGLEYLD, from the coding sequence ATGAATAATTCCTACGGAACTTTATATATTGTTGCGACCCCAATAGGTAATTTACAAGATATTACTCAACGGGCATTAGATATTTTTACCCAAGTAGATTTAATCGCGGCTGAAGACACCCGTCATAGCGGCTTATTATTGAGCCATTATGGTATAAAGAAACCATTTTTTGCCCTGCATGATCATAATGAACAACAAAAAGCGGATGCATTGGTGGAAAAATTACGCCAAGGCACGAATATCGCCTTAATTTCGGATGCGGGCACACCGCTTATCAGCGACCCCGGTTTTCATCTCGTGCGTAAATGCCGTCAGACAGGTTTAAAAGTTGTGCCGCTGCCGGGCGCTTGTGCGGCGATTACCGCATTGTGCGCCTCGGGTATTGCTTCCGATCGTTTTTGTTTTGAGGGATTCTTGCCGGCAAAAAGCAAAGCCAGAAAAGATAAATTGCAAAATATTGCCGAAGAAGACCGCACTTTAATTTTCTATGAAAGCACGCACCGTATTCTTGATACGCTCGAAGATATTGAAGCGGTATTAGGCGCGGAACGTTACATCGTACTTGCCCGGGAAATTACGAAAACCTGGGAAACGATTACAGGTGATACGGTTGCCAATCTACGAAAATGGCTGGCGGAAGATCCGAATCGGACTAAAGGTGAAATGGTGTTGGTTATTGAAGGCAAAGCTAAATCGGATGATGCCGAAGAAATAAGCCCTCAGGCTATAAAAGCTTTAGCGTTGCTAGCGAAGGAACTGCCGTTAAAAAAAGCGGCGGCGATTGTTGCGGAACTTTACGGATATAAAAAAAATGCCTTGTATCAATATGGCTTAGAATATTTAGATTAA